In Pseudonocardia sp. C8, one genomic interval encodes:
- a CDS encoding DUF5313 family protein codes for MDRPNPFRWLAYAFGARLPERHRRWVLHDVTCRTWWLRHLARTTVQLVPLVALLYLVVPGPSWVRLGAVASGAVIGYFYSMVYVVEASETRVMKAGYPVGAAAATREARRAEQHVDARMRFDELYGDERSREDRTG; via the coding sequence ATGGACCGTCCGAACCCCTTCCGCTGGCTGGCGTACGCCTTCGGCGCCCGGCTGCCTGAGCGCCACCGGCGCTGGGTGCTGCACGACGTCACCTGCCGCACCTGGTGGCTGCGCCACCTCGCCCGCACGACGGTGCAGCTGGTCCCGCTGGTCGCGCTGCTCTACCTGGTCGTCCCGGGCCCGTCGTGGGTCCGGCTGGGCGCGGTCGCGTCCGGCGCGGTCATCGGCTACTTCTACTCCATGGTCTACGTGGTCGAGGCGTCCGAGACCCGGGTGATGAAGGCCGGGTACCCGGTGGGTGCGGCCGCGGCGACGAGGGAGGCCCGGCGCGCCGAACAGCACGTCGACGCGCGGATGCGGTTCGACGAGCTGTACGGCGACGAGCGCAGCCGGGAGGACCGGACGGGCTGA
- a CDS encoding crotonase/enoyl-CoA hydratase family protein gives MSTAAPAFTQIAYDVADRVATITLDRPDRLNAFTPTMARELIAAYDLADTDEGVRAIIVTGRGRGFCAGADLGRGGATFDATDPQRAADRAGVGTIGGAPRDGGGTVTMRMAALRTPVIVAVNGPAVGIGATMTLPADIRLAAASAKFGFVFARRGIVPEAASSWFLPRIVGISQAMEWAATGRVFGAEEALAGRLVSRVVPDDELLPTARGIAAEIAENTSAVSVALTRQLLWGMLGSPTPWDAHRADSAAIFHLGQGRDVAEGVTSFLEKRPPEFPDTVRDDYPAHVWPQWPAPPQDLGE, from the coding sequence ATGAGCACCGCCGCTCCCGCCTTCACCCAGATCGCCTACGACGTCGCGGACCGGGTCGCGACGATCACCCTCGACCGCCCGGACCGGCTCAACGCGTTCACCCCGACGATGGCCCGGGAGCTGATCGCCGCCTACGACCTGGCCGACACCGACGAGGGCGTCCGCGCCATCATCGTCACCGGGCGCGGGCGTGGGTTCTGCGCCGGCGCCGACCTCGGGCGGGGCGGTGCGACGTTCGACGCGACCGACCCGCAGCGGGCGGCCGACCGGGCCGGGGTCGGGACGATCGGCGGCGCTCCCCGGGACGGCGGCGGCACCGTCACGATGCGGATGGCCGCCCTGCGCACGCCGGTGATCGTCGCCGTGAACGGCCCGGCCGTCGGGATCGGGGCGACCATGACGCTGCCGGCCGACATCCGGCTGGCCGCCGCGTCCGCGAAGTTCGGGTTCGTCTTCGCCCGCCGGGGGATCGTGCCCGAAGCCGCGTCCAGCTGGTTCCTGCCCCGCATCGTGGGGATCTCGCAGGCCATGGAGTGGGCCGCGACCGGGCGCGTGTTCGGCGCCGAGGAGGCGCTGGCCGGGCGGCTCGTGTCGCGGGTCGTGCCGGACGACGAGCTGCTGCCCACCGCCCGCGGGATCGCCGCCGAGATCGCCGAGAACACCTCCGCGGTGTCGGTCGCGCTGACCCGCCAGCTGCTGTGGGGGATGCTCGGCTCCCCGACCCCGTGGGACGCCCACCGCGCGGACTCGGCCGCGATCTTCCACCTCGGGCAGGGCCGGGACGTCGCCGAGGGCGTGACGTCGTTCCTGGAGAAGCGGCCGCCGGAGTTCCCGGACACCGTACGCGACGACTACCCGGCGCACGTCTGGCCGCAGTGGCCCGCGCCGCCGCAGGACCTGGGGGAGTAG
- a CDS encoding rRNA adenine N-6-methyltransferase family protein has protein sequence MARPVPSVDGGVLEIVRRERALVDGPVRPYQELVDAVFTGRGRWVVDVVGRRYGRGAARAWADRRGVDARALPRDLRAEDWADLHRRVRAPRA, from the coding sequence GTGGCCCGCCCGGTCCCCTCGGTGGACGGCGGGGTGCTGGAGATCGTCCGCCGGGAGCGCGCACTGGTCGACGGCCCGGTGCGGCCCTACCAGGAACTGGTCGACGCGGTGTTCACCGGCCGGGGCCGCTGGGTGGTCGACGTCGTCGGACGCCGGTACGGCCGCGGGGCCGCCCGGGCGTGGGCGGACCGCCGCGGCGTCGACGCCCGGGCCCTACCCCGTGACCTGCGCGCCGAGGACTGGGCGGACCTCCATCGCCGGGTCCGGGCACCACGGGCATGA
- a CDS encoding MFS transporter, with protein sequence MSSTSLAARPGATPHRAAVASLVGTTIEWYDFYLYATAAALVFGPLFFTDADPATGVLASFATYAAGFGARPVGAVVAGHLGDRIGRRAVLVGSLILMGAATTLIGVLPTYPAAGLLAPVLLVVLRLAQGVAVGAEWAGAVLMAVEHAAGERRRGLFGSFPQIGSSAGMLLASGVYASVLAIAGKDAFLAGAWRIPFLLSIVLVGVGLAIRLTLADPAVFAEARETGTLARRPVLEVLRTEWRTVLLTIGSRIAQNSVYILATTFALTYLAQGTEAPEGAGLTAVIVASAIGLFSTPLWAVLSDRVGRKPVYLVGAVGAPLFLGVFFLLLDTGSTALIVVAMVVLVNLFHDAMYGPQAAWYGELFATRVRYSGASLGYQIGSVIGGTTPLVATALLLAGGGRPWLIWGYFGLLFGVTIVSTVLSPETHRTGLGHDARSSA encoded by the coding sequence GTGTCCAGCACGTCCCTCGCGGCGCGCCCCGGTGCCACCCCGCACCGGGCCGCCGTCGCCAGCCTCGTCGGCACCACCATCGAGTGGTACGACTTCTACCTCTACGCCACCGCGGCCGCGCTCGTGTTCGGGCCGCTGTTCTTCACCGACGCCGACCCCGCCACCGGGGTACTGGCCTCGTTCGCCACCTACGCCGCAGGCTTCGGCGCCCGGCCGGTCGGCGCCGTCGTCGCCGGGCATCTCGGCGACCGGATCGGCCGGCGCGCGGTCCTGGTCGGATCCCTGATCCTCATGGGGGCCGCCACCACCCTGATCGGCGTCCTGCCCACCTACCCGGCGGCCGGCCTGCTCGCGCCGGTGCTGCTCGTCGTCCTGCGGCTGGCCCAGGGGGTCGCGGTCGGTGCCGAGTGGGCCGGCGCGGTGCTGATGGCCGTCGAGCACGCCGCGGGCGAGCGCCGCCGGGGGCTGTTCGGCAGCTTCCCACAGATCGGCTCGTCGGCCGGGATGCTGCTGGCGTCCGGCGTGTACGCCTCGGTGCTCGCGATCGCCGGGAAGGACGCGTTCCTCGCCGGTGCGTGGCGGATCCCGTTCCTGCTCAGCATCGTGCTGGTGGGCGTGGGCCTGGCGATCCGGCTGACCCTGGCCGACCCGGCCGTGTTCGCCGAGGCCCGGGAGACCGGCACGCTCGCGCGGCGCCCGGTGCTGGAGGTCCTGCGGACCGAGTGGCGCACGGTGCTGCTGACGATCGGCAGCCGGATCGCGCAGAACTCGGTCTACATCCTGGCCACGACGTTCGCCCTCACCTATCTCGCGCAGGGAACCGAGGCCCCCGAGGGGGCCGGGCTGACCGCCGTCATCGTGGCCTCGGCGATCGGGCTGTTCTCGACGCCGCTGTGGGCGGTGCTGTCCGACCGGGTCGGCCGGAAGCCGGTCTACCTGGTCGGCGCGGTCGGGGCGCCGCTGTTCCTCGGCGTGTTCTTCCTGCTGCTCGACACCGGCTCCACCGCGCTGATCGTGGTCGCGATGGTGGTGCTGGTGAACCTGTTCCACGACGCCATGTACGGCCCGCAGGCCGCCTGGTACGGCGAGCTGTTCGCCACCCGGGTCCGCTACAGCGGCGCCTCGCTGGGATACCAGATCGGGTCGGTGATCGGCGGGACGACGCCGCTGGTCGCGACCGCGCTGCTGCTGGCGGGCGGCGGGCGGCCGTGGCTGATCTGGGGGTACTTCGGGCTGCTGTTCGGCGTCACCATCGTCTCGACCGTGCTGTCGCCGGAGACCCACCGGACCGGCCTGGGCCACGACGCGAGGAGCTCCGCATGA